A part of Myxococcus landrumus genomic DNA contains:
- a CDS encoding thrombospondin type 3 repeat-containing protein, with the protein MSPLAIRPLSFTAWQARFARIALLTALAPQLSGSGACVGNGVAGAPPDSGPPAVAASPATRPTLRFSPEDEAPIDIEKLNRLDTDGDGIPDGEDNCPNTPNSTQADKDGDGFGDVCEPQPLRVDTDTHLTITPSPARLNQPLTVTMRVRNTGTEDASFIGASIPLPNALDPVAVTSSQGTCTRSREGSILCKLGNLAPKQELVVTVQCIPRAIGNLTVRAFAMTEILDRDANSGNDDPTTLLTVLP; encoded by the coding sequence ATGTCCCCGCTCGCCATCCGGCCCCTCTCCTTCACGGCCTGGCAAGCCAGGTTCGCACGCATCGCCCTGCTCACCGCGCTGGCACCACAACTTTCGGGCAGCGGAGCGTGTGTTGGAAACGGTGTCGCGGGGGCACCGCCAGACAGTGGCCCGCCCGCCGTGGCGGCATCTCCCGCCACACGCCCCACCCTGCGCTTCTCGCCCGAGGACGAAGCCCCTATCGACATCGAAAAGCTGAATCGACTCGACACGGATGGAGATGGCATCCCCGACGGCGAGGACAACTGCCCCAACACGCCCAACAGCACGCAGGCAGACAAGGATGGCGATGGTTTTGGTGACGTCTGTGAACCTCAACCGCTTCGGGTGGATACCGACACACACCTGACCATCACCCCTTCACCCGCTCGTTTGAACCAGCCGTTGACCGTGACGATGCGCGTCCGCAACACGGGCACAGAAGACGCCTCGTTCATCGGGGCTTCGATTCCTCTTCCAAATGCGCTCGACCCTGTCGCCGTGACGTCCAGCCAGGGCACATGCACACGCAGCAGGGAGGGAAGCATCCTCTGCAAACTCGGCAACCTTGCCCCGAAGCAAGAGCTTGTGGTCACGGTTCAATGCATCCCCCGTGCGATTGGCAATCTGACGGTCCGAGCGTTCGCCATGACCGAAATCCTGGACCGCGACGCCAACAGCGGAAACGACGACCCGACCACCCTCCTGACCGTCCTGCCCTGA
- a CDS encoding peptidylprolyl isomerase: MTKVKLTTNHGDIVLQLNAEKAPKSAENFVQYVKDGHYNNTIFHRIISNFMIQGGGFEPGMKQKPTRAPIQNEADNGLKNNKYTVAMARTNDPHSASAQFFINTADNSFLNHSGKNVQGWGYAVFGEVIEGREVVDLLGRTATTTKAGHQDVPKDDVILVKAEVVE, translated from the coding sequence ATGACCAAGGTCAAGCTCACCACCAACCATGGCGACATCGTTCTGCAGCTGAACGCGGAGAAGGCGCCGAAGAGCGCCGAGAACTTCGTTCAGTACGTGAAGGATGGGCACTACAACAACACCATCTTCCACCGCATCATCAGCAACTTCATGATTCAGGGCGGCGGTTTCGAGCCCGGCATGAAGCAGAAGCCCACCCGGGCCCCGATTCAGAACGAGGCCGACAACGGCCTGAAGAACAACAAGTACACGGTCGCGATGGCGCGGACCAACGACCCCCACTCCGCCAGCGCCCAGTTCTTCATCAACACGGCGGACAACAGCTTCCTGAACCACTCCGGAAAGAACGTCCAGGGCTGGGGTTACGCGGTGTTCGGCGAGGTCATCGAGGGCCGCGAGGTGGTGGATCTGCTCGGGCGCACCGCCACGACCACGAAGGCCGGCCACCAGGACGTCCCGAAGGACGACGTCATCCTCGTGAAGGCCGAAGTCGTCGAGTAG
- the gadC gene encoding putative glutamine/gamma-aminobutyrate antiporter GadC, with protein sequence MGSGAAGRSTAARIAAPTLGVLTLAIMNITAVVSLRGLPAEAEYGLTSIFYYTFAAVFFLIPVALVAAELATGWPEKGGVFRWVGEAFGPRWGFLAIFLVWMQSTIWFPTVLTYGAVSLAFVGPNQTWDKALSSNKFYTVLIVLGLYWAATLVTMRGLKASATIAKWGGLIGTIIPAGLLIVLGATYLAEGRPVQIQMGWDKVLPDFSKFSNLVLAASIFLFYSGMEMNAIHVKDVRNPKRNYPLAILMASVATVVVFVLGTLAISLIIPKTQINLTQSLLVSYRDFFKSFGAPWLSSVVAVALFLGVLGSVTVWVSGPSSALGAVGRAGYLPPFFQRVNKHGAPSHILIAQGLLVTFLALMFVILPSVQAAYQILSQLTSTLYLIMYMLMFSAAIYLRYSEPKTPRAYRVPGGDAGMWVIGGAGLIGALIAFVLSFIPPSQIKVGSPLTYVLILIAGNVLFVALPLTLYARRKASWRTSVGSADFAPFNWEKRGGLGHPGAPTLDEEAEEEKKTPMPPKRPDRYGPDVERGPYGDH encoded by the coding sequence ATGGGTTCCGGAGCAGCAGGCAGGTCCACCGCCGCGCGAATCGCAGCGCCCACCTTGGGCGTCCTCACGCTGGCCATCATGAACATCACGGCCGTCGTCAGTCTGCGCGGCCTGCCAGCCGAGGCCGAGTACGGCCTCACGTCCATCTTCTATTACACGTTCGCGGCGGTGTTCTTCCTCATCCCCGTCGCGCTCGTCGCGGCGGAGCTGGCCACGGGCTGGCCCGAGAAGGGCGGCGTGTTCCGCTGGGTGGGAGAGGCCTTCGGGCCGCGGTGGGGCTTCCTCGCCATCTTCCTGGTGTGGATGCAGTCCACCATCTGGTTCCCCACGGTGCTCACCTACGGCGCGGTGTCGCTGGCCTTCGTCGGCCCCAACCAGACGTGGGACAAGGCGCTCTCCTCCAACAAGTTCTACACGGTGCTCATCGTGCTGGGCCTGTACTGGGCCGCGACCCTGGTGACGATGCGGGGCCTCAAGGCGTCCGCGACCATCGCCAAGTGGGGAGGGCTCATCGGCACCATCATCCCCGCGGGCCTGCTCATCGTGCTGGGGGCGACGTACCTGGCCGAGGGACGCCCGGTCCAGATTCAGATGGGCTGGGACAAGGTGCTTCCCGACTTCAGCAAGTTCAGCAACCTGGTGCTGGCCGCCTCCATCTTCCTCTTCTATTCAGGCATGGAGATGAATGCCATCCACGTGAAGGATGTGCGCAATCCCAAGCGGAACTATCCGCTCGCCATCTTGATGGCGTCGGTGGCCACGGTGGTGGTGTTCGTGCTGGGCACGCTGGCCATCAGCCTCATCATCCCGAAGACGCAAATCAATCTGACACAGAGCCTGCTGGTCTCGTACCGGGACTTCTTCAAGTCCTTCGGCGCGCCGTGGCTGTCGTCCGTCGTCGCGGTGGCCTTGTTCCTGGGAGTGCTGGGCAGTGTCACGGTCTGGGTTTCGGGACCGTCGTCGGCGCTGGGCGCGGTGGGGCGCGCGGGCTACCTGCCGCCGTTCTTCCAGCGGGTCAACAAGCACGGAGCGCCCAGCCACATCCTCATCGCGCAGGGGCTCCTGGTGACGTTCCTGGCGTTGATGTTCGTCATCCTGCCGTCGGTCCAGGCCGCCTACCAGATACTCAGCCAGCTCACGTCGACGCTGTATCTCATCATGTACATGCTGATGTTCTCGGCGGCCATCTACCTGCGCTACAGCGAGCCGAAGACGCCTCGCGCCTACCGGGTGCCAGGGGGTGACGCGGGCATGTGGGTCATCGGTGGCGCGGGGCTCATCGGCGCGCTCATCGCGTTCGTGTTGAGCTTCATCCCGCCGTCGCAGATCAAGGTCGGCAGTCCGCTGACCTATGTGCTCATCCTCATCGCGGGCAACGTCCTCTTCGTGGCCCTGCCGCTGACGCTCTACGCGCGAAGGAAGGCGAGCTGGCGCACCTCGGTGGGGTCGGCCGACTTCGCGCCCTTCAACTGGGAGAAGCGCGGCGGCCTGGGCCACCCGGGGGCGCCCACGCTGGACGAGGAGGCGGAGGAGGAGAAGAAGACGCCGATGCCTCCGAAGCGCCCGGACCGGTACGGCCCCGACGTGGAGCGCGGTCCCTACGGCGACCACTGA
- a CDS encoding APC family permease translates to MAEHSAKGAPARRATMSVWSVAALGIGSMVGAGIFALLGQAALLVGPETWLAFALAGVVAVLSGYSYAKLSARYPSSGGITRFFEEAFGRGVVSGTLSLIYLVTLVISVAMVAKTFGAYATKLFIPSGGHGWFAVFGSLIVILLAALNVAGSGAVGRAEVILVSIKLVILAVLLAAGLWSMSTGGTRDTSTDVHLGLTTLVSSVGLCFFAYSGFGMMANAGADVANPRKTIPRAIYLAIGVVTLLYVGLSITVLALVPPDQLARDADTAVAQAARPVLGNAGFTVVALGALLATASAINATLFAALNVSSALAHADQLPKAFSTKFGHQGTRGFLWGVVAILVMVNTLSLGAIANIASATFLVCYLAAHVACWKLARQTGASKVVVGIGMALMAIVLGTFLVSTGKKQPLSLLLILLAVAGSALVQWLIQSRHHGGLPHAPSR, encoded by the coding sequence ATGGCGGAGCACTCGGCGAAGGGAGCACCCGCCCGGCGAGCGACGATGAGCGTCTGGTCCGTCGCGGCGTTGGGCATCGGCTCGATGGTGGGCGCCGGCATCTTCGCGCTGCTCGGGCAAGCCGCGCTGCTCGTGGGCCCGGAGACCTGGCTCGCCTTCGCGCTGGCGGGGGTCGTCGCCGTGCTGTCCGGTTACTCGTACGCGAAGCTCAGCGCCCGCTACCCCAGCTCCGGTGGCATCACCCGCTTCTTCGAGGAAGCCTTCGGGCGAGGCGTCGTCTCGGGCACGCTCTCGCTCATCTACCTGGTCACCCTGGTCATCAGCGTCGCCATGGTGGCGAAGACCTTCGGCGCCTACGCCACCAAGCTGTTCATTCCCTCGGGGGGCCACGGGTGGTTCGCGGTCTTCGGCTCGCTCATCGTCATCCTGCTGGCTGCGCTCAACGTCGCAGGCTCCGGCGCGGTGGGACGCGCGGAAGTCATCCTCGTGTCCATCAAGCTCGTCATCCTCGCGGTCCTCCTCGCCGCCGGGCTCTGGTCCATGTCCACCGGCGGCACCCGCGACACGAGCACCGACGTCCACCTGGGACTCACCACCCTCGTGTCGAGCGTGGGCCTGTGCTTCTTCGCGTACTCGGGCTTCGGGATGATGGCCAACGCGGGCGCGGACGTCGCCAACCCCAGGAAGACCATCCCCCGCGCCATCTACCTGGCCATCGGCGTGGTCACCCTGCTCTACGTGGGCTTGTCCATCACCGTGCTCGCCCTGGTGCCCCCTGACCAGCTCGCTCGCGATGCGGATACCGCCGTGGCCCAGGCGGCCCGGCCGGTGCTCGGCAACGCGGGGTTCACCGTCGTCGCGCTCGGCGCGCTGCTCGCCACCGCATCCGCCATCAACGCCACGCTGTTCGCGGCGCTCAACGTCTCCTCCGCGCTGGCACACGCCGACCAGCTCCCCAAGGCCTTCAGCACGAAGTTCGGGCACCAGGGCACCCGGGGCTTCCTCTGGGGCGTGGTGGCCATCCTCGTCATGGTCAACACCCTGAGCCTGGGCGCCATCGCCAACATCGCCAGCGCCACGTTCCTCGTCTGCTACCTCGCCGCCCACGTGGCCTGCTGGAAGCTCGCGCGACAGACGGGCGCGTCCAAGGTCGTGGTCGGAATCGGCATGGCCCTCATGGCCATCGTCCTGGGCACCTTCCTGGTCAGCACCGGGAAGAAGCAGCCCCTCTCGCTGCTGCTCATCCTCCTCGCCGTCGCGGGCAGCGCACTGGTGCAGTGGCTCATCCAATCCAGACACCACGGCGGACTTCCTCACGCGCCCTCGCGCTGA
- a CDS encoding heavy metal translocating P-type ATPase → MSEQKNRSPQDTHVHGPECRHDHGHGDGPSLAAEKPAAAKPRFKDLKVVGTKSAEAHVHGPSCNHDHGHDPAHGDGHAHEHGESCDHDHGGHGHHHAKPKRVRPPGYRAAEGGGVALQLDLEGALPGETDDLGRFQKLEAALEAQHGVIDVHLRRDQGYPEICLHYNPGLVSAATLLATAQRTGAQVAKRYKGHTWFVRGMTSADSATAIEHGLGKLTGVLSANVAYASERLVVEYDSETVSLKDIEAQAKSLGYTLEVPSHGHACSHHAHGGGLAPLLEMPLVVAAGVLLVAGWALEHFVPSLTWAPTAAWALSIVSGGFFAIRGSVKSLLQLRIDIETMMVVAALGAAVLGSWFEGAFLLFLFSAGHALEHRAMDRARRSIESLGALRPEVARVRRDGELVEVPVAQVLRGDRVVVRPGDRVPLDGIIREGKSSLEQAAITGESMPVPKQPGDEVFSGTVNCEALLEVEVTRLSSESVLARVVDMVAEAEAQKGPNQRFAQRLERTFAPLVMIGAVIFPVVLVLLGTPLEEAVLRAVSLLVAASPCALAISTPSAVLSAVAAAARGGVLIKGGIYLELLGKVNAIAFDKTGTLTVGKPKLLSTAPMDGVTEEDLLGTAASVEALSAHPLAHAIVEAAASRGLKPAAGSDMEAVHGKGLRAKVGDAVVTVGNLALFAGDTVPDDIRARVDRLEESGQTTMVVRRADRFLGVLGVADTVRAGARHVISTLKQQGIARTVMLSGDNSRVAKSIAAQVGLDEARAPLMPADKVTAVREMGREGSVAMVGDGVNDAPALAAAAVGVAMGGAGSDAALETADVVLMSDDLSRLPFAVSLARQATAVMKQNLVIALGVSGVLIIATLLGLTKISHAVVLHEGSTLLVVANGLRLLALRPKALGSTPLPSMEIAPAPRS, encoded by the coding sequence ATGTCCGAACAGAAGAATCGCAGCCCCCAGGACACCCACGTCCACGGTCCGGAGTGCAGGCATGACCACGGGCATGGCGACGGGCCGTCTCTCGCGGCGGAGAAGCCCGCCGCCGCGAAGCCCCGGTTCAAGGACCTGAAGGTCGTCGGCACCAAGAGCGCGGAGGCCCACGTCCACGGCCCTTCGTGCAATCACGACCACGGACATGACCCTGCCCACGGTGACGGGCATGCGCATGAACATGGCGAGAGCTGCGACCATGACCACGGGGGGCACGGACATCACCACGCGAAGCCCAAGCGCGTCCGGCCGCCCGGGTATCGCGCGGCGGAGGGCGGAGGCGTGGCCCTCCAGCTCGACCTGGAGGGCGCGCTCCCGGGTGAGACGGACGACCTGGGCCGGTTCCAGAAGCTGGAGGCCGCGCTCGAGGCCCAGCACGGCGTCATCGACGTCCACCTGCGCCGGGACCAGGGCTACCCGGAGATCTGCCTCCACTACAACCCGGGGCTGGTGAGCGCGGCCACGCTGCTCGCGACGGCGCAGCGCACGGGCGCGCAGGTGGCGAAGCGGTACAAGGGCCACACCTGGTTCGTGCGAGGGATGACCTCGGCGGACTCTGCGACGGCCATCGAGCATGGGCTCGGCAAGCTGACGGGTGTGCTGTCCGCGAACGTGGCCTATGCCAGCGAGCGGCTCGTCGTCGAGTACGACAGCGAGACGGTCTCCCTGAAGGACATCGAGGCGCAGGCGAAGTCGCTGGGCTACACGCTGGAGGTCCCCAGCCACGGGCACGCGTGCTCGCACCATGCCCATGGTGGTGGTCTGGCGCCGCTGCTGGAGATGCCGTTGGTGGTGGCCGCGGGCGTGTTGCTCGTCGCGGGCTGGGCGCTGGAGCACTTCGTCCCCTCCCTCACCTGGGCGCCCACCGCCGCGTGGGCGCTGTCCATCGTGAGCGGTGGGTTCTTCGCCATCCGGGGCTCGGTGAAGTCGCTGCTCCAGCTGCGCATCGACATCGAGACGATGATGGTCGTCGCGGCCCTGGGCGCCGCGGTGCTGGGCTCGTGGTTCGAGGGCGCCTTCCTGCTCTTCCTCTTCAGCGCGGGCCATGCGCTGGAGCATCGGGCGATGGACCGCGCGCGGCGCTCCATCGAGTCGCTGGGTGCACTGCGTCCCGAAGTGGCGCGCGTGCGTCGCGACGGCGAGCTGGTCGAGGTCCCCGTGGCGCAGGTGCTCCGAGGCGACCGCGTCGTCGTCCGCCCGGGAGACCGCGTCCCGCTCGACGGCATCATCCGCGAGGGCAAGAGCTCCCTGGAGCAGGCCGCCATCACGGGCGAGTCGATGCCTGTCCCCAAGCAGCCCGGGGATGAGGTGTTCTCCGGCACGGTGAACTGCGAGGCGCTCCTCGAGGTGGAGGTCACCCGGCTCTCCTCGGAGTCGGTGCTCGCGCGCGTGGTGGACATGGTGGCCGAGGCCGAGGCCCAGAAGGGCCCCAATCAGCGCTTCGCCCAGCGGCTGGAGCGGACCTTCGCGCCGCTGGTGATGATTGGCGCGGTCATCTTCCCCGTGGTGCTCGTGCTCCTGGGCACGCCGCTCGAGGAGGCGGTGCTCCGCGCGGTGTCGCTGCTCGTGGCCGCGTCGCCGTGTGCGCTCGCCATCTCCACGCCGTCGGCCGTGCTGTCCGCCGTCGCCGCGGCGGCGCGAGGCGGCGTGCTCATCAAGGGCGGCATCTACCTGGAGCTGCTCGGCAAGGTGAACGCCATCGCGTTCGACAAGACGGGCACGTTGACGGTGGGCAAGCCGAAGCTGCTCAGCACCGCACCCATGGACGGCGTGACGGAGGAGGACCTGCTGGGCACGGCGGCCTCGGTGGAGGCGCTCTCCGCGCATCCGCTGGCCCACGCCATCGTGGAGGCCGCGGCCTCGCGAGGGCTCAAGCCGGCCGCGGGCAGTGACATGGAGGCCGTCCACGGCAAGGGCCTGCGCGCGAAGGTCGGCGACGCGGTGGTCACCGTGGGCAACCTCGCGCTCTTCGCGGGAGACACCGTCCCTGACGACATCCGGGCGCGGGTCGACCGGCTGGAGGAGTCGGGACAGACGACGATGGTCGTGCGCCGGGCGGACCGCTTCCTCGGGGTGCTCGGGGTGGCGGACACGGTGCGCGCGGGGGCGCGGCATGTCATCTCCACGCTCAAGCAGCAGGGGATTGCGCGCACGGTGATGCTGTCGGGTGACAACTCGCGCGTGGCGAAGTCCATCGCGGCGCAGGTGGGGCTGGACGAGGCTCGGGCGCCGCTGATGCCCGCCGACAAGGTGACGGCGGTCCGGGAGATGGGGCGCGAGGGCTCGGTGGCGATGGTGGGTGACGGCGTCAACGACGCTCCGGCCCTGGCCGCGGCGGCGGTGGGCGTGGCCATGGGTGGCGCGGGCTCGGACGCGGCGCTGGAGACGGCGGACGTGGTGTTGATGAGCGATGACCTGTCGCGGCTGCCCTTCGCGGTGAGCCTGGCGCGTCAGGCCACGGCGGTGATGAAGCAGAACCTGGTCATCGCGCTGGGCGTCAGCGGCGTGCTCATCATCGCGACGCTCCTGGGCCTGACGAAAATCAGCCACGCGGTGGTGCTGCACGAAGGCAGCACGCTGCTCGTGGTGGCCAACGGACTGCGGCTGCTCGCGCTCCGGCCCAAGGCCCTGGGCTCCACGCCGCTTCCCTCGATGGAAATCGCTCCCGCGCCCCGCTCATGA
- a CDS encoding vWA domain-containing protein, with product MAGHEAVVRPFSDVHRMGNKVVATLLHDPTVEGLDVALYMDGSASMEDEYGPRGVLAKLAPVKNLVEPQMRWMLEYLASKDRDGQVRVAYWATGDGSQLEEVGLLSAAQAKEFRFPGPRFYGKATVMLPVLRDFVAHMKQQVQQGARRGLAVIITDSQLSDGNDVRAYATQVAKEIAAGRLPRMSFVFVGVGDQVDEEQMEEVSHETYPGVGHLWCHRIADRMEEMAELVAVLVDETMTVAAGGTVYDEKGRTLKSYEGRLPAVLEFEVPAECKAFTLEVAGQRFTQPIPEEHEDEDHHEEDAAPEPVKAPEPDSSRKHGRHRH from the coding sequence ATGGCTGGCCACGAAGCGGTTGTCCGGCCGTTCTCGGACGTGCACCGGATGGGGAACAAGGTGGTGGCCACGCTGCTGCATGACCCCACGGTGGAGGGGCTGGACGTGGCCCTCTACATGGATGGCTCCGCGAGCATGGAGGACGAGTACGGCCCTCGCGGGGTGCTGGCGAAGCTGGCGCCAGTGAAGAACCTGGTCGAGCCGCAGATGCGGTGGATGCTGGAGTACCTGGCCAGCAAGGACCGCGATGGGCAGGTGCGCGTGGCGTACTGGGCCACGGGCGACGGCAGCCAGTTGGAGGAAGTGGGCTTGCTGTCGGCGGCGCAGGCCAAGGAGTTCCGCTTCCCGGGGCCTCGCTTCTACGGCAAGGCCACGGTGATGCTGCCGGTGCTGCGGGACTTCGTGGCGCACATGAAGCAGCAGGTGCAGCAAGGCGCCCGGCGAGGGCTGGCGGTCATCATCACCGACTCGCAGCTCTCCGACGGCAACGACGTGCGGGCCTATGCCACGCAGGTGGCGAAGGAAATCGCCGCGGGCCGGCTGCCTCGGATGAGCTTCGTCTTCGTGGGCGTGGGCGACCAGGTGGACGAGGAGCAGATGGAGGAGGTCTCCCACGAGACCTATCCGGGCGTGGGCCACCTGTGGTGCCACCGCATCGCCGACCGCATGGAGGAGATGGCGGAGCTGGTGGCGGTGCTCGTGGACGAGACGATGACGGTGGCGGCGGGCGGCACGGTCTATGACGAGAAGGGGCGGACCTTGAAGTCGTATGAGGGCCGGCTCCCCGCGGTGCTGGAGTTCGAGGTGCCCGCCGAGTGCAAGGCGTTCACCCTGGAGGTCGCGGGGCAGCGCTTCACCCAGCCCATCCCCGAGGAACACGAGGACGAGGACCACCACGAAGAGGATGCGGCGCCGGAGCCCGTGAAGGCCCCGGAGCCCGACTCTTCTCGCAAGCACGGCCGCCACCGCCACTAG
- a CDS encoding vWA domain-containing protein: MGHEKPVEPFSDLHVEEGKVRAVLLHDPTVEGLDVAIYMDASGSMEEEYKYERPKRSFLEWLRGAPLKDPANQVEPQVQWMLEYLATKDRNGMLRVAYWASGQSGKDVEVIGELMGVDVKQYKFPGAKKLGGHTFLAPALKDYVQYLKSQVPKGARRGCAVIVTDGQLHDAEEVERFSAQVAKDIVAGRLPRMNFVLVGVGDGIDEAQLERIAHMEFRGVGHLWCHRIAKEITQVAELVAVLVDENMTVAAGGTIYDDKGQVLKTYEGRLPAVLEFDIPEGAESFTLEVNGQRFKQPLPDEDHHDEDEDHH, encoded by the coding sequence ATGGGCCACGAGAAACCGGTCGAGCCGTTTTCGGATCTGCACGTCGAAGAGGGGAAAGTCCGTGCCGTGCTGTTGCATGACCCCACCGTCGAGGGGTTGGACGTCGCCATCTACATGGACGCGTCCGGCAGCATGGAGGAGGAGTACAAGTACGAGCGCCCCAAGCGCTCCTTCCTGGAGTGGCTGCGCGGGGCCCCGCTGAAGGACCCGGCCAACCAGGTGGAGCCGCAGGTGCAGTGGATGCTCGAGTACCTGGCCACCAAGGACCGCAACGGCATGCTGCGCGTCGCCTACTGGGCGAGCGGGCAGTCCGGCAAGGACGTGGAGGTGATTGGCGAGCTGATGGGCGTGGACGTCAAGCAGTACAAGTTCCCCGGAGCCAAGAAGCTCGGCGGACACACGTTCCTGGCACCCGCGTTGAAGGACTACGTGCAGTACCTGAAGAGCCAGGTGCCGAAGGGCGCCAGGCGCGGCTGCGCGGTCATCGTCACGGACGGGCAGCTCCATGACGCGGAAGAGGTGGAGCGCTTCTCCGCGCAGGTGGCGAAGGACATCGTCGCGGGGCGCCTGCCTCGGATGAACTTCGTGCTCGTCGGCGTGGGAGATGGCATCGACGAGGCCCAGCTCGAGCGCATTGCCCACATGGAGTTCCGAGGCGTGGGCCACCTGTGGTGTCACCGCATCGCGAAGGAAATCACCCAGGTCGCCGAGCTGGTCGCGGTGCTCGTGGACGAAAACATGACGGTGGCCGCGGGCGGCACCATCTACGACGACAAGGGCCAGGTGCTGAAGACGTACGAGGGCCGCCTGCCCGCCGTGCTCGAGTTCGACATCCCCGAGGGCGCGGAGAGCTTCACGCTGGAGGTGAATGGCCAGCGCTTCAAGCAGCCCCTGCCCGACGAGGACCACCACGACGAAGACGAGGACCACCACTGA
- a CDS encoding vWA domain-containing protein: MGHEKPVEPFSDLHVEEGKVRAVLLHDPTVEGLDVAIYMDASASMSGEYRYQRPRRSFLEWLQGAPLKGPAVNQVEPQVHWMLEYLATKDRNGLLRVAYWSCGPFAKDVEVVGELKGVDVQQYKFPGAKEPGGGTNLTPALEDYVRYLKAQVPLGARRGCAVIITDGKLHDAEEVERYSADIADGIAAGRLPRMNFVLVGVGDGVDERQLERIAHLEYPGVGHLWCHRIAQEITQVAELVAVLVDENMTVAAGGTVYDDKGRVLKTYEGRLPAVLEFDIPEGAESFTLEVNGQRYTQPLPDDDHHDDDEDH; the protein is encoded by the coding sequence TTGGGTCACGAGAAACCGGTCGAGCCGTTTTCGGATCTCCACGTCGAGGAGGGGAAGGTCCGCGCGGTGCTGCTGCACGACCCCACCGTCGAGGGGTTGGACGTCGCCATCTACATGGACGCGTCCGCCAGCATGTCGGGCGAATACAGGTACCAACGCCCCCGGCGCTCGTTCCTCGAGTGGCTGCAAGGCGCGCCCTTGAAAGGCCCCGCCGTCAATCAGGTCGAGCCGCAGGTGCACTGGATGCTCGAGTACCTGGCCACCAAGGACCGCAACGGCCTGCTCCGCGTCGCCTACTGGTCCTGCGGCCCCTTCGCCAAGGACGTCGAAGTCGTGGGCGAGCTCAAGGGCGTGGACGTGCAGCAGTACAAGTTCCCCGGCGCGAAGGAACCCGGTGGCGGCACGAACCTGACGCCGGCGCTGGAGGACTACGTGCGCTACCTGAAGGCGCAGGTCCCGCTGGGCGCCAGGCGTGGCTGCGCGGTCATCATCACCGATGGCAAGCTCCATGACGCCGAGGAGGTGGAGCGCTACTCCGCGGACATCGCCGACGGCATCGCCGCGGGACGTCTGCCCCGGATGAACTTCGTGCTCGTCGGCGTGGGCGATGGCGTCGACGAGCGCCAGCTCGAGCGCATCGCCCACTTGGAGTACCCGGGCGTGGGCCACCTGTGGTGCCACCGCATCGCGCAGGAAATCACCCAGGTCGCCGAGCTGGTGGCGGTGCTGGTGGACGAGAACATGACGGTGGCCGCGGGTGGCACCGTCTACGACGACAAGGGCCGGGTGCTGAAGACGTACGAGGGCCGCTTGCCCGCCGTGCTCGAGTTCGACATCCCCGAGGGCGCGGAGAGCTTCACGCTGGAAGTGAATGGCCAGCGATACACACAGCCCTTGCCGGACGACGACCACCACGACGACGACGAGGACCACTGA